Genomic window (Ananas comosus cultivar F153 linkage group 16, ASM154086v1, whole genome shotgun sequence):
ACGGTTATCTAAAATACTTAGTTTTCCCCCCCCTCAGATTCAGCTTAGACATAATCTTTTGTTTGCATGCCATATGAGTTATATACTTTCCAAGTTGCATATAGGATTACTCTTgaaaaatttcacaaattttctgttcttcctttctttttaacaaacctctatatattgtttttttttttttttttcattcctcGGCACTTTTATCCTTAGTTTCCAGTGGTTCGAGCTCCCTGCTTCTGCATTTTAATGCCACAAAGTGGGTTTTGTTATCATTCAGAAAAGCATATATCATTTAAGTGAATATTTGATGATTCCTTTGATTTTATTGTGATGGTGAAgcttgttttgaatttttttccccctcattGATCTCCTGTTTAGGTTCAATCGATCATTCAATCGTATCGATGGGCTCCTTTCCTCCCTGTGCTGCTAGACAGTTCAATGCTTACTGTGTTGCTGCTACTCTCGAAATATAGATTGAGAAACGTGCCGGTGGTCGAACCTGACAAGCCATATATTAAGAATTTTATTACTCAGACAGCTATTGTCCGGGGCCTGAAGCAATGCAGTGGAAGGGACTGGTTCGATTGTATCACCGCTCTTCCTTTATCATACTTCGGTCTTCCCTTCATGTCATATGATGAGGTGATTCAGCTCTACATACTTTACTTTTCACGGAAAAATTGAGTCCTCAATTTAGCTAAATATGAGGACTAATTTTCTGCCTTAAGCATATCAGTTTGTTGTTCAAATCtttttgagaattttttaaattttatagctcttttttgtttcttccaACCGAAGTATGATATTTAGGCCAGTTCGTCTAGTCAGTCTGATGGTAGTTTTCCCTTTTCAGTAGCATGTGGCAAACAAGAGGCCGTTGCAGGAAAGTTTCcttgttttcttattttctttctactaagatttttcttttgttcccTGTGTAGAAGGAAAGTGTTTGCTGAATTTTTAATGCACTTTCTAAGGATCAGATGAAAAAGAATTCTATTCTGATCTCTGCTGTTTCAGGTTATAACCATCAAAAGTGATGATTTGATCCTCGAGGCTTTCAAGCGAATGAAGGATAACGGAATTGGCGCCCTCCCAGTAGTAGAGGGGCCCGAAAGAAAACTTGTAGGTAGCGTTAGCATACACCATGTGAGGTTCCTGCTGCTCAGGCCTGATCTTTTTTCAGATTTCAGGTGCTGGTTCTTCGAAGAAACTAcaattttggtaaattttccATGAGAACTTGATTTTTGCAAGATAGTTGTCTCATGGTTTTCTGCTTCTTGCAGGCAACTAACTGTGATGGACTTTATGAAGACCATTGGTTCAGTTTTCCCAGGCTTTGAGAACAGCATGGTGGAGCCGCCGCTAACATGCGGGCCTGATGATTCTTTTGGCAGTGTTATTGATAACCTTGCATCAAAGTCAGTTCACCGGATTTATGTGGTAGAGGGTGACGATCGCGAAGTTGTCGGAGTCGTGACACTCAGGGATGTGATCTCCTGCTTCATATACGAGCCTCCGAATTATTTCGACAACTACATGGGGATAGCAAAGGAGATGCTCGAGACCGCAACTACAGCTACCGCGCCCACAGCTCAATGAAGCTGCATCTTGAAGCTTTCCATTTCGTAGCTCTCCTAGCATATCAGTATATATCACCGGAGAAGATGTTACATTAAAATTTGTGAATCCAGCTCGAGTCTTTGGTAAGCTGCAGCTTTGGCCTGTGTTTCTGAActgaaaattttgtaaaataaccCAATAATGTATGCTGAAGTTTTATATACTGAACAATTACAAAATCGTGGTGTAATTAATGTAAACTAGATGAGTGAGTTGTTCCTGTTCTATTCTCTTCCTTTGGCTACTTTATCAGAAATAAACTCTGACATTGTTGGAGACTACAACTCCTAATTTTCTGGAGCAAATGCCATTTATGTTCAAAcactctttataaaaaaaaaaaaaaaaaaaaaaaaatcaaaaatacaaGCAACCGCTGCTACTTGAATAGTAGTGCTCAGATCATTCTTGATaccaaaaaaacacaaaaaaaaaaaaaatacagcgtaatattaattaattaatttctcgAGTCAGTCCCATTTTCAAAACATAAAAGACATTAGGTAGCTgggtttttaaattttcaatcgGACTCCTGTAACCCGCCGAGGACGACGGAGCCGGCGAAGATCCCgacggcggcgagggcgagcacggcggcgacgacggcctgggcggcgacgagagcggcggagTCGTCGGGGATGaggacgacggcggcgacggcggcgacgaggaGGGGGAGGGCGACGGAGGCGAGCGCGGAGGGGGACGCGGCAGCGGTGCGCTCGAGGAGGCTGAGGAGCCCCAGCTCCTCGGCCTTGGAGAAGAACCCTAGCCTCTCGATCGAGGAGAGCGTGAACCCTAGCTGCTCCGCCTTGGAGAGGAGCCCCGCCTTCTCCACGCCGCTCAGCACCTTGCGCTTCTCCAGCTCCTTGATCACGTCCATCTCCACCTCCTCGCTCCCCTCGTAGAAGATCCCCGGCCCGTACCACTGCTTCTTCCAGCCCTCGTCGTAGCGGTTCACCTGGGGTTCCAATCCCGCGGTTTTAAGCTAGGGTTTTTCTATACGGATCGGATTCGGTGGGGAGaaaggaggagaggagaagCGGTTACCTTCTTCTTGCTAGCCATGGCGAACACCTTCAGTGGTCGTCTTCGAGAAGGGAGGAGATGCGAACGGGAGAAGggcgacgacgacaacgacgaagaagaagaagaaatggcgGAGGCGATCGCGGAGGCcgccatattttttttagtggGATTGCTGTGTAAATTCGatggatttgggattttgaggTGGAATTATTATTCGAGCAAAGGTATGTTCATCTCCACTTCTTTTTTTTAgctcaattctttttttttctgggagttattattattattattattttttgttggtcTAATTTAGCATTGCCAAGGAAGCAGAGGAATCAGATTTGGGCCAATAGAAGTTGGAGAGGCTTATCTCTTCATTCTCCAGGATGGGGCCACTACAGAGCCTTGAAATAACTGTAGCCATGAAAAAGGTGCTCCTCTCCTAACCATGAATAAatcattctcttttttttttttttaacattattttacttttagcAAAATGTGCTGATAAATCCTAAACTTGTCTTTCATAGTCTTAGTTCTTTGATTTTACATCAAAGGACTTAGCAGTATTAGAGCTCTTTGTGTTTCCAGCACCTACAAGGCTTTTGTATATATTGCTAACTACCAACTACAAATACACATATTCTGTGTGCTTGGATAAAGTTTACATCCCTGAGAAACATTAATGATTTTACATGGATCATGAAGCATCGTTTCGAAGACATGCTTCCTTTCTATCTTCATTTCCTCCTTTCTACACATCCTTCTTCCCTAGCAGCATTTCTCGAACTACATGCAATTCCTTGATGACATCTCCAATCAGCATTCGCTCAGCGGGGAATTGCTTTGAACACATGAGGCCGACTCTAAGCAATGAAACTATGCACTGAAATGCTTTTCCGCCAGTCGATTCCTTCTCTTCGAAAGCTTCGTCTTCATCATCTGCTAGTTCTGCTAGCAAGCGAGCATCGACAATCTCAATGACCCTATCAGGGAAGGCAATCTCAACATATCTGTGAAGGCTTAGATCTTGTTTAAAGATGTTATCTGTGGGTCTTCTTCCTGTCATCATCTCCATGAGAAGTATCCCAAAACTGTAGATGTCTCCATGTGCAGAGACTCTGTTCCCCGCTCCATACTCTAGGACAATCAAGATATATGGGAATGAATAAGTTTGTAAGTCAATATCTTCAAAAAACTAGTGATACGACATCTGCCAAGGTTTAAAGGATAATTGTTCTACAAGTTTTAAAACTGTCGTTTGGTCATTTGCTTTTtccaatttaatattttattacgtGGAGTAGAGTAGAGGGCCATCTATACAAATTTAGCTGTTTCTGATAATATGGATGCAAAGTTTCACTTTAGAAGGGTAAGCACATAATTATCTAAATTGCAAGGGATCTATATACAAAAGTCTCATAAACTTTTTGGGTTCTTTGTGTATTTATTGACATTGTCGCTCAAAATTAGAGTAACATTACACAGATTTCCTATCCTTGTATCCTTTTATGCATGAATCACAGTAACTAGATTGTATATGATATCATTTTCGAAAGCTTAGACAGTACTATCCAAcaggaaaaatagaaaaatgttGCAGTTGATACACTAACCTGGTGCTACATATCCAATCGATCCTTTAAACCCGATCGAGCTCGCTGACTTTTGGGCTGTCCGGAACCTGGCTAATCCAAAGTCCCCCACATGAGCAACCATGTCATCATCCAAAAGAACGTTGCTTGGCTTCAGATCACGGTGCACAATCGGTGTGCCAGAGTGGCAATGAAGATAATCCAATGCAGAAGCCACATCAATTGCAATGTTCAATCTTTGCAGATGGCTCAAGTGTTTTGATTCAGCTTGTGAGCTTGCTTCGTGATGCAGCCAATCTTCCAAACTACCATTCGGCATGAATTCGAAGACTAGCGCTTTGAATTCACTCCCATTGTAATCTGAGCTCGAACACGAAGTTATTATCCTTACGAGATTTCTATGTCGAAGGTTCTTCATGGCTTCACACTCTGCTGTGAAACTTTTTGAAGCTCCAGGTGTCTGAAGGTTGAGAACCTTCACGGCCGCAACCTTTACACTATCTTCTCCCTCGCCTTCCAGTAATCCTTTGTAAACAGAACCATAGCTTCCCATGCCAATTAAGTTAGTCGCTGAGAATCCGTCCGTTGCTTTAACCAATTCAGAGTAAGAGATTCCTAAATGGGCTTTCAGGGATGTCGAAGGATCTCTTGCAGATTCTGGCCAACATCGagaatagaagaagaagaacaatagCAAGATTGAACTGATAATCACGGAAGCGACTATAACTAGAATCACGATTATCAGTGTTCTAAATGTGTGTTTGTTGTGTGGGGATTTGATATTACAAGGTGGTAAATGAAGTTGCTTGATTCCTCCGCAGAGCTTGTTATTCCCCTGGATTGAAAACGCGCTAATATTTGAGAAAACCCCTGTTTTCGGCACTTCACCCTTGAAGTTGTTGAAAGAGAGATTCAGATAGTAAAGGCTGCTGTAATCCTCAAAAAAACTTGGAATCTCTCCGGATAAATTGTTGCTTGCGAGGTTCAATTCTTGCAAACCTCTCAGTGCTCTAAAAGAAGATGGAATGCTCCCCTGTAAGGAGTTCATTTGTACGTACAGAAACTGAAGAACTTGGCACTCGCCGAGAGTAGAAGGAATTGTACCGGATAGTTTATTCTCTTTTACATCCAACATCTCCAGATTCTTCAAATTTCCCACTTCCGAAGGTATCCGTCCTACAAGAAGATTATGCGAGAGGACAAGACCTtctgagagagaggagatggcCATCACCTCTTCAGGTATCATACCACTCAGCTTGTTGTAGGAAAGGTCTAGCTGCTGCAAATGACGTAAATTACTGAGTGTTTTCGGTATGTTCCCACTAAACccgtttgaatataaatataataccaACAACCGAGAGAGATTTCCAATGGTGGATGGGATTTCTCCAGTGAAGTTATTATATGAAAAATCCAATATTTGCGAGTTTTGAAGCATCCCTATTGATGCAGGGAGGCTACCTGTGAGAGCGTTATTAACTATTGAGAAACGGTTTAAGTTCACCAAGTTCCCAATCCCTTCGGGAACACTACCTAAGAGCGAGTTCGATCCGAGAGTGATGAATACAATCGAAACAGAGAGGTTGGAAATTGAGGTTGGTAGCAACCCACTTAACTTGTTGTTGTGTAGAGCCAGATATTGCAAGTTACTGCAGTTTGTTAGGGCTGTAAAGAAGCTCCAATCATCAGGTTCTTTAACTTCGAGTGAGTTTTTATAGAGCAGCAGCTTCTGAAGAAGTTGCAAAGATCCGATCTCTGGAGGGATGGTGCCGCTGAAGAAGTTGGTATTGATCTCAATTTCCGAAAGCCTGGTGGCGTTTGCTAGTGAAGCCGGGATTGGTCCGTGGAACTGGTTTTGATACATGAACAGAGCTTCGAGGTGAGGAAGGGTCTTGCCGACATCTGGTGGGATGCGGCCTGTGAGTCGCTTATTGCCGCCCACAGAGAGCTCGACGAGGGACGAGATATTCCAAATGGACGGAGGTATCGTTCCTGATAAGTTGTTGATGGTTAAGTAGAGGATCTTGAGGTTTGAGAGGCGGCCTAGTGTAGAAGGAATGGCCCCGGAGAgttgggttagggttaggtcgAGAACGCGGAGGGAGGTAAGGTTACCTAGCGAGAGCGGTATTTGGCCGGATAGTGTGTTGCGGGACGGATCGAGATACATGAGGGAGGAGAGGTTTGCTAGGTCGGGTGGGATCTCACCTTCAAGTTGGTTGTATCGTAAAGCAATCGTTTCGAGGGCCAAGCAACGGCTGAGGGCTGCGGGGATGCTTCCGCGAAGAGAATTGTTGTTGAGGTCCAAGTACTGCAGCCGAGATAGGCGGCCGAGCTCGACAGGGACTTGGCCATCGAGTTGGTTGTTAGAGAGGTCGAGTGTCTTGAGGAAGGTGAGGTTCGCGACGGAGGGGGGGAAGGCTCCGGCAAGATTGAGCGAGGACAAGTTCAAGGCCGTGACTCTGTCCGGGTGGCGGCGGCCTCCGCATTCGATGCCTTGCCAGCGGCAGAAAGGAGTGGACTCGTTCCACGAACTAAGCGTGTGCGATGGATCGGTCAGCAAGGACTTgatggagaggagggtgaggtgGTCGGTGGCGGCGTTGGTGGTGTCCAGCAGCACGGCGGCGGCGTGAGCCTGCGGGGCAATTGCACGGTGGTGATGGCACGAAAAGAGAACGAGGAGGGCCACAAGGATGACAAAAGTGGAGCGTGAATGCAGCAGCGACATAACTGCAATCTCGGGCCAACGGTAATCGAGTTCAGCTCAGGTGTGGAAAGCTTACATGCAAACTCTTCttgtctctgtctctctctctttcttcttaaTGGGCAGAGAGGGAAGGGAAACTAACTACGATGTTCACTCCCACGCTGAAACCCGAAAGCTATGAATGTGGGAAAAAACAGAGAAAGTTTTGGAGGAGCTAAGGTACTGTGGTACCGAAGCGCACGGCGGTCTAatcagttattttttttaaataatttaaaaataaataaataaaaataaaagtaagaatgaattaaaaaattctgcaactacaaaaaatttcaccgcctcatttttaaatataatttcaaatgatctctaataatttaaaattcattttgacttgtgaattttgaatttttaaatttaaattttcaatcaaaaattctaaatttgaaatattgaaatttccaaaatttgaaactttgaaatttaaattaaagttaaaatttaaaaatttgaaaattgaaatacaagattaaattttaaactttaaaacttaaaatttggaACTTGGAATTTGAaactgaaaattgaaatttaaagtttaaaatttaaaatttaaaatattaaaaatattatattagaatttaaaatttaacggGAGGATGTGGAGTTGAAGaattgtaaaaatttttttattaggttGGACgggattattattttactttttttttaaggtatAATTTAactatgggaaaacttcaaatacctttctttggtttcattttttctcactttagtaccctatggtttaaagtgtattaagttagtacacgtgattttgcactttttcactctagtattctgtggtttaaagtgtatcaagttagtaccttgtggtttcgcactttctcgctttactatcctgtggtttcacgctttctcactttagtaccctatattttaaaaatcacaCGGTACaaacttaatacaaaaataaaacaacaaggaactaacttaatacaaaaataaaaccacaggaaactaacttgatacacNtttcagccgttcatttttgtgtccacttgatgaataagagaacaatataaaaaatgtatgaaatttgatgtctaaacacttcaagtggtatagatcatgttcaacagtgtcgatcatcgatttggaggctccatcatcgaaaacaaataggaggcaacggagctcgtttgctatcgatagtattctagctcaactctctctctctctctctctatatatatatatagagtccggctatggtgcttgtaaaagcaccaagcacttggtgcttgtaaattttttactgttagatctacttctcggatcattttcaaccattagattatactattcaaccaaccacccactcaaccctagggggcccacatcaccctaaccgcatatctcttaatccaatggctacaaatctacaagcatcaattacttggtacttttaaaagcataggagctcaattatatatatatatatatatatatatgtctcctatactttcgaaagtacggaggcctccgtactttcgaaagtataggagacgtactatatatatatatatatatagagtaagtctCCTAGAGTAAGTTttttgtactttcgaaagtacggagagctccgtgcttgtaagttgttttcgatgataggacattcgattcgacgatcggttccgtgaAGTATACTCTACTCtgttggaactatctagaaactaaattttataattttttgacatcatttaccaagcgatcaaaagatctcaaaaatgaatattttaacggccgatgtggcacgtttttaagttcaacggtgtagaagtatccaaattatataaaaatttaatagaaaattctacgtaacatcagtagcaagatcaatacttccgatttaaatttgagtcatttatcactattttttatgagattttcattttcagccgttcattttgatactactcgttcactagacaaacaaagttaaaaaattatgaaatttggttttcaaatagttccaatagcgtagatcaagtttaacggaaccgattgcCAAattggatgtcccatcatcgaaaataacttacaagcacggaggtctccgtattttcgaaagcataggagcctagctctatatagagttgagctagaatacttttacaagtatcaccctcatggtgctattagttttttagccattggatctacttcttgattactaatagttcttggatcaaacactattccacctacaaccacctaccaccacctaccaccatcatctcaacctcacatctcttcatccaaaggctacAAACACTAAAGCATCACCCatgtgatacttgtaaaagtattctagctccactcctatatatagagtagagctagaatacttataaaaatatcacccaagtgatacttgtgtgtttttagcccttggatggagagatgtgaggttgagatgaacCTAGTTTGTGATAAGGTGGATGGTGGTGGATGGTGGTG
Coding sequences:
- the LOC109722627 gene encoding SNF1-related protein kinase regulatory subunit gamma-1-like isoform X1, with translation MAQPEKNSKILSCDAYFEAVQSKKRLPLSLQESLTAAFAQIPVSSFPEVPGGKVIEIQGDTSILDAVRILSEHNIMSAPVRNPEAETSSDWRGKYLGIIDYAAIILWVIENAELAAVALSAGSATAAGVGTGVVGALGAVAVGATGPAAVAGLTAAAVGAAVAGGMAADRSVAKDAPSAAGHLGKDFYKVLLEEEPFKSTTVQSIIQSYRWAPFLPVLLDSSMLTVLLLLSKYRLRNVPVVEPDKPYIKNFITQTAIVRGLKQCSGRDWFDCITALPLSYFGLPFMSYDEVITIKSDDLILEAFKRMKDNGIGALPVVEGPERKLVGSVSIHHVRFLLLRPDLFSDFRQLTVMDFMKTIGSVFPGFENSMVEPPLTCGPDDSFGSVIDNLASKSVHRIYVVEGDDREVVGVVTLRDVISCFIYEPPNYFDNYMGIAKEMLETATTATAPTAQ
- the LOC109722128 gene encoding receptor kinase-like protein Xa21 yields the protein MAASAIASAISSSSSLSLSSSPFSRSHLLPSRRRPLKVFAMASKKKQLDLSYNKLSGMIPEEVMAISSLSEGLVLSHNLLVGRIPSEVGNLKNLEMLDVKENKLSGTIPSTLGECQVLQFLYVQMNSLQGSIPSSFRALRGLQELNLASNNLSGEIPSFFEDYSSLYYLNLSFNNFKGEVPKTGVFSNISAFSIQGNNKLCGGIKQLHLPPCNIKSPHNKHTFRTLIIVILVIVASVIISSILLLFFFFYSRCWPESARDPSTSLKAHLGISYSELVKATDGFSATNLIGMGSYGSVYKGLLEGEGEDSVKVAAVKVLNLQTPGASKSFTAECEAMKNLRHRNLVRIITSCSSSDYNGSEFKALVFEFMPNGSLEDWLHHEASSQAESKHLSHLQRLNIAIDVASALDYLHCHSGTPIVHRDLKPSNVLLDDDMVAHVGDFGLARFRTAQKSASSIGFKGSIGYVAPEYGAGNRVSAHGDIYSFGILLMEMMTGRRPTDNIFKQDLSLHRYVEIAFPDRVIEIVDARLLAELADDEDEAFEEKESTGGKAFQCIVSLLRVGLMCSKQFPAERMLIGDVIKELHVVREMLLGKKDV
- the LOC109722628 gene encoding uncharacterized protein LOC109722628, whose product is MAASAIASAISSSSSSLSSSPFSRSHLLPSRRRPLKVFAMASKKKVNRYDEGWKKQWYGPGIFYEGSEEVEMDVIKELEKRKVLSGVEKAGLLSKAEQLGFTLSSIERLGFFSKAEELGLLSLLERTAAASPSALASVALPLLVAAVAAVVLIPDDSAALVAAQAVVAAVLALAAVGIFAGSVVLGGLQESD